TGCAATTGGGGGGTGATATTTGCTTTTAACAAATATGGATTGCATATTTGGTGGCGTGCAATAATTCCTGTGTAGGTTCTTGCATTGCATATGACACTTTTTAGTGGAAGGGAGCATGCAAAAGATAAGGCAGGGGGAGGGTGTTTTGGAGATGGGTGAAAGACTGTTCCGCCGGgagaggtggggggggggggggggggggtggtggtggtgggggtTGTTGGTGGTGTAAAATGCTAAAAGTAAGGATTGCAGCATGGCAAGGTAATGGGATCTTCGTCCTAGAGAACAAGGAGAAGATTCATAATGCTtcattcttttctcttttgggAAATAAAAGGAAGCAATGAAGGAGCGTGGacagtaaaaatgaaagaaaaccaAAGGGTCATTAGGTTTTCTTATGCCGATACTTATCTCTTAATTAAGTAATTGATATCTTTCTAGAACCTAATATACCCTTTCACCTTATTATAATAACAATACTTTTTGACCTTGTGATATTATCTGCCATCTTCTTAATAATATGTGTAATGTCATATTGTTTAGTTTTAGTGTGTGAACCATCAAATTAGTGATCaatgttttgaaaaccaattgttTACTTTTGCTTTATACTATGATTGATACTTCATTATCAAATTTTTACCATCATCGATGGGATATTTGCATTTTCAGCTTATGAAGATGAGAGATCACTGCTAATGTCTCAGAAGAGCTTGGAAAAGCGGTTTGGTCAGTCACCAATTTTCATTGCATCCACCTTCATGGAGCAGGGGGGCATACCACCATCTACAAATCCAGCTTCTTTGCTGAAGGAAGCCATCCATGTTATAAGCTGTGGTTATGAGGATAAGACTGAATGGGGCAAAGAGGTTAGCTCCAATAACGTCCAATCTTATTTCAGTGGCATGACTGCATTGCCAGAAATGATAGCCTGAGCTTTTACATCTTTTTTTCCCCAGATTGGTTGGATATATGGTTCAGTTACCGAGGATATTCTTACTggatttaagatgcacgcacgGGGATGGATTTCAATTTATTGCATGCCACCCCGCCCTGCATTTAAGGGTTCTGCCCCAATCAATCTTTCTGATCGTCTGAACCAAGTGCTTCGGTGGGCCTTGGGATCAATTGAGATCCTCCTCAGTAGACATTGCCCGATTTGGTATGGTTATAGTGGGAGGTTGAAGCTTCTGGAGAGGGTAGCATACATCAACACCATAGTTTATCCCATCACATCCATTCCACTGATTGCCTACTGTGTGCTTCCAGCTATCTGCCTTCTCACAGGAAAATTCATCATTCCAGAGGTCAGCAGCAATTTGTTTAGCAGCAACTTTTACCTTTCATAATTTATGCCCATGCCTGCATATTCTATGCATTTTGGATGTTCTCTTTATGTCTATGGCATTATAGGGCTTAATGACTTCTAACCATGTATATAATCCAATGCATTACAACATTTGGTTGATATGGGCACATATTGATCTATTTCCATATCTATATTCATTTTTGCGAACTGCGTTCCAATTTTCTTATAATTTAGGAATTCTGTACGGTGCTCCTTGATTGGATGTGCTTATACCATGATGGACAAAGTGGGAAATATCCTCaattgcaaaatattttaaacatgTCGAGCATGTATATTATGGGATATTTCTTCTGAAAAGAATCTTCTTGATGAGGAGTCTAATCAGTAGTTAAATCTATTAGTACTTGAGATTCAGATTTTGCCTTTGTCCTTCATGAGATTCAAGGTATTTCAGTCAGTATGGATGCCTGCACATCAATTGGGGAGCCATTACCTTGGTAAATACTCTTGCTCAAGGGTTTTCACCCCCAGTTACGTGCTCTTTGACCTGTCTGctgtttcttatttattttcttcataaaatacttattattAGAAGGAAGTTTGGCAAAATTTAATGTGTAAATTTAATTCTGCAGATGATTTATGGATTTATTTTCTGGCTCTTTGGTGCCATGCCTCGCATTGTTAATGTTTAAATTGAAAACTTATTAATATTTAAGATCTGTATCAGCTCAACGAGTCCACCTTCTTATGTTTCTCTTTGTTCCAGTTAGTTTGACGGTTTGCATCTACAAGTCATCATATATGGCATAAAAAGTAGCTGAGGACTCTTAGATCTATCAATGTAATGTAGAGATGGAAGTGCCCATTCTGGACTTTTTTCTTGATGTCATTTGCTATTCTTCAATGCTGAATTTGATATTCATCATATTACTAGGTTGACTACATTTTCATACAGGAGTTATTGCTGTTGGTTTTCAGTTATTAAAAGAATGTAAATTGATTGCTGGTTGCCATGggcaataaaatcaaaatcttCTTCACATATATAATCATCTGCAAAATGCAAGGTTAAGTTGAATGTCTTGGGCTGAAGGACTTCTTTTCTAGATACCTTGCTTGCACACATGCATGGGTGCAGTAATAATACAACATAGCGTAAAATTCAGTTTTGGGGGTTGATAAATGCATATTAAAACTGTTGGATGTTGTTCTAGGAGTGACTTGATATTTGGGCAAGAGATCTCCAAAAGCATGTGATTTTTGTACATAGGCATTTCAGGCATATAGATTGCATCCAAAGGTTTAGATTTGTATTCCTCTGGGTGTGCAGTTCTCTCTTTACATAGCAATCTGCATtccttttatatatttatatcttACGTAACTAGTTAATGTGATCCCAACAGTTGGTATGGTGGGTGTTTGTCATTTAGGCCTCTAAACTTTCAATCCTTAAATGAATTATGCAGATAAGCAACTATGCGGGCATGTGGTTCATTCTGCTCTTCATCTCAATCTTTGCAACTGGAATTTTGGAGCTCAGGTGGAGTGGCGTCGGAATTGAAGATTGGTGGAGGAATGAGCAGTTTTGGGTGATCGGTGGTACCTCAGCTCATCTCTTTGCTGTCTTCCAAGGCCTGCTCAAGGTTTTGGCTGGGATTGACACCAACTTCACTGTCACATCAAAGGCATCAGATGACGATGGGGATTTTGCTGAGCTGTATGTGTTCAAGTGGACAAGTCTCCTCATTCCTCCGACCACTGTTCTGGTCATGAACTTGGTGGGGATGGTTGCAGGTGTTTCTTATGCCATCAACAGTGGTTACCAATCATGGGGTCCGCTGTTTGGGAAACTCTTCTTCTCCATATGGGTGATAGTTCACCTCTATCCTTTCCTCAAGGGTCTTTTGGGTCGGACAAACAGGACACCAACTATTGTTATTGTCTGGTCCATTCTCCTTGCTTCCATCTTCTCATTGCTGTGGGTGCGTATCGATCCTTTTACCTCTCCCACCCAGAAGGCTGCAACAGTAGGGCAGTGTGGTATCAATTGCTGATTCTTTCTTTAGGAGATACGTTTATGAAAAAGCTCAGCTCTCTCCAGTCCCTCATGTAAATACTGGAGGACTGGCGTTGGATCAGTAGCAAGGATGGATGTTTCAGCAATGTTATGTTTGTTCCGCACGGATGGTGCCATATGGCACCATTACTGCATTGGTGAAGCTGGTGTCATGTGAATTCAAAATCGTCTTTGTTGTGTAGCATATAATGGTTTCGTCAAAAACGGTGTAAAAACGTCAATGTACCCTTGTTATTTATTTTAACATTTATTGATAATATTTTGTGTCATAAGCGGCCTTTGTCTTTCTTGGTCATGTTAGAACTTCATTCTCAATAAATATCTCGAAATAAGATAATAAGAAACAATATCTTGTGAATAGGCGAGATATGTAAGGTATGCTCGGCTTTTAGACTTCACTTGCCGAACGGAGATTGCAGCGTCTAAAAATTGGTGCATCAATTATTGTTCATGTAACAAACTTGCAGGAGGTAGCAACCCAGTCCTCTTTTGGCATGGCAGAAGACGAACCAGCTTCAGCTCTTCGCGAGGCTCGCTCTTTGGCGCACCCTGACAGGCTGTCCGGCGGCTGGAGGGATCACCGGAAGGTTGTCACCAGTTGCATTATTTCAATCATGAAGCCATCTGAGTCGTGAAAGAAGAGTTGGTCTGCGTAGACGTACGCCACCCTCCTCGCCTCGCCGGCCTCTGGATGTAAGGTATGCTCACCTCCGAGGAGGGAGAAATAGGGAAGCCTTCGTTGCGGCGGCGCGAGGGATGTGAAGTGGGTCCCTTGAGATCTGTCCCTTGGTATATCGCTAGTTCCGTAGCCCCCGAGAATGGGTCGAAGAAAGGCCGCGACTTGGGGGGTCTCTCACCTCGCGCCTTGGGTTTCGGGGGAGAGAGAGCCACGGTTTGGTATAAAAAGAAATCCaagatttgatgaattttgcgtAAATGCAGGAAAGAGGGTTTTCGATTTGTGCTGGTTTCCAGGGCTGGTCCCCGAATAGAGCAGTCTTCGATATGGGACTTGGTTCTTTGCATAGGTTTGTTGATTTCGTCTATTTCTGGTCGTTATCTAAAAGCCAAAGCGGAAAGAAaacgaaaagaaaaaacaaccaAGCCTGACCGGTTTTGCGTAGAATCTTTGTCGTGATTTCGATTTGTTTCGGCTGTTCTGTTCAGGACCAGTAGCGCGCAGGTTTGGCTTTGCCAAGAGATTCGGCTCTTCTGACTTTCAAAGGTTAGTTTCTTGATATAGCGATTCCACGAGTGGTTAGTGCGGtttcttggatgattctttTATGATGCTCTGTGTTTGCTCGTTGGTGTAAGAAGATCCAAAATGTCAGGGGGCACGCCGGTGGCTGGTGGCTACGTGAGGCAGAGACACAACCAAGGGTGCTTCTCCAGTGCTGACGACCTAGAGATGCAGAGGAACAGTGGAGGAAACTCCTCGACTGGCGAGACCTCGAGGACGATGCATCTTCAAGGCCACCAACATATTCGATACCAGCCCTTCGGAGGGCTCGGACACGGAAAGAAGTCGTTGAGACGGTAATCTGGCTCATTGCGGTGTGCATCATCTACTATGGCGATCGGCGCTCAAATCTGATCTCTCTCTTGTGCTGGGATGGAAGGATCAAGAGGTAAAAAGAACCAGTCTCCTTGCTTGGATTatgttttacttttagattctaGGAGAACTTTTGAAGTCAATAATGTGGATGTGGTAGCTATTTTGGTTCAAGAATGACATTTCGAAGTTCTATAGGATTGCTTTTATGAAAAAGTAAATTGCATGATGTCTTGACTGGCCATAATTGTACACGCGAGAATTCCTAATTTTGTcatatcctttttttcttttcctcttattTTGCTTTATGGTTACTTTTGTTCTACTTACAgctggaagaaaaaagaaggatttatctctCCAGTTGATGTCGAGCTCGTAAAGAACTAAGGGTGACTTTGGACTCATATTTATGCAGACATGAGATATGTTCTTACCTAGAAAAGGTGAAGATCAGATATACAATTGGTTCAGACATTTTAATTGTAAGATGGGGCTGAGCAGGGTTATTTGGGTTGGGTGGTTGGTGGGGTAATTCTTTTTTTCTATGCAACAAAACAGGCTGGAGGATATGTGGGTCAATGGCTTCCAGTGAATGTACTTTGGCTTGAAGTTTACAGCTCTAAGTTGTTGGGTGGTTTCTGGAATGAGTCAGGAGAGCTTGGATATACGTGGCTTGTTTTATGGATTATTAGCATGAAATCGATgtggattcttttaattttgaactgAGTGGGGAAGCATCATCCATTTCCATGGAAGAGTTGAAGATTGCATCAAAGGTCACCATTCCATTATATTGACAGTTTGTTCACCTTCTGTGATTCCTAGATGATAAGGAGGTGTCCTAAGATGCAACAGTAGTATAATTAATTTCCCTTCTTGCTTTTATGTTGACGTAATTCCCAGGGAGTATGTTGGGACAGAGTATTTATAGTTGATAGGTAGTGCATGGGGTTATGTTGGATGAATAGGAAGCTTTTAGGTTTACAGGAAGTGAAACGAGCTGTGGAAGAGGCCTTCTGAGGAACAGGATATGCGCAATCACTCATGCTCTCCTCGTCCCTCCTCTCCATTGTTTCTTTGTGCTTGCTTGTATGCCGAATTTGCTGGTTATGTGATTGATCACCATTACTATCAATTACTGTTTCATTCCTAAAGACTATGGTGGCTTTTGGAATTTGAAATGTCAAGAAGCAAATGAACTTCTATATTTAAATGCTGAAGTCGAGTTTTTATGTTCTGGCTGATATATGGTTCAGCCTCTGCATGTCAATAACATGGATTTTATTGTTACTGCACCTCTGGTGATTAGTGATTCTAGGAAGTTCATAGAGCCTGATTGCTTTACATTGACACCATTATCTTGCTGGGAAACTATTATGTTCATTTGTTGTTTGCAGTGAAATTTTGGTAGGAGGTACCAATAGATTCTGACTTGACCTATGgcttaataataaatatattattgatCAATAATTTAAGAGAAGGAAGTGTGCAATGGAGTGAAGTTAGTAGTTGCAGCATCTTTCGATATAGTAATAATTGATCAAATAGTACAATTATGTGCAAGTTAGAGTCTTACCAAGGAAGCGGGCACAAAGGTGTGTGAGATTTGGAAAAGAGCTAGGCAAAACTAAAAATTACAGACTTTGAAAACTTAATATGATCAGGATTAAACATCTGATACAAATTGTTTGTGAAATATTTGTCATGCTGATTACTGAATTTGATGATTAAGGGCCactttttatgattttttaagAAGTATTTTCTTAGTGAGATCATGGACTGAATCTATTTTTATGATGATCAGTTGTTTTCTTTCCTATtcgacctaatttttatttgaGAGATAACATATAACCGAAGGGAGGAATATGTTTACCTGTAAATTGTTAAGGTCAATATATCTAAATCTGAAAGTTGGCAGCTTCATCATTTTGGTTGTTTGATATATATGTCGTTCACATGGATCTGCTATTTGACATATATATGATTTCCACATGAATCTGCTAGAATATTGTTGAAAATATCGATCTTGTAGTTCTTTGCATGCATCTCATTCTAATTGCTTTTTGCACCAGTTTATCATTTTATACCTTCTTTACCTGTAAATGTGAAGCTTGATATAGCTGAATCTGAAGACTGGtccatcaatttttttaatcattttagtTATTTGAAATGTATGGTTTCCACATCAGTGTGCTTGATTTTATTgtgtaaaaatattgatatTGCAGCAGTTCTTTGCATGCATCTCATCCAATTTCTTTCTGTTAGTTTAACATTTTATACCTCCTCTACCTGTAAAATGCAGAGCGTGATATAGTTGAATTTGAAAGCTGATACCTGAATTTTGCTTTTTCACCATTTTGGTCATTTGATATGTACATTTTCCACATGAATCTGCTTATTGtttaaaaattttgatcttGCAGCAGTACTTTTCATGTATGTCAATCCAACTGCATTTTACATtagtttatcaattattttgCAGGACAGCTCTGTACCTCAGTCTTGTGGGTGTTGCCTTGGATTTAGGCCTTAATTTATATTCCACATTTTTCTTGTGCGGTCCACAGAAGctttatgaaaaaaatgaagCCTTGCTTTCTATAGCACCATGTATCATCATGCTTGGATTCCTCTTGTTCTGCTTGTAAGTACAATTACTTGATGTACTCATTTATGAGAGAGGAAGGATCTTAAGCTAGAATTTAAGTTAAAGAGGTCTGCTTGATTTAGAGTATTTTGTTTAGTTTGTTGAAGCTCTTATTTTGCAGGTTAtcatttgctttatggcctatTTGGTGTTTCTTGTCCATTCCTCTTTTGGTAAGAACCTTGCCTTTTTGTAAAAAAGAAACAGCAAATTACTTTGatatttcatttcaataatgcTGCTTTTTTTCATTGCAGTTTACACTATTCATGGCTGTCATGGTTATATCACCATACTTGCTAATTGGACCACTTAGATTATCTGAATTTGCAGCCCGTGCTGACTGATCTTTCAAAATTGATTATCTGAGAACTGAAGAAAAACTGATTTTAGAAGGGTGAATTTCAAATGTATGTTGTGGCACTCTAACCATCATGGGAAGATTTACCAAGCCATGGATACTTCAGGAACTAAGATTCATGAGGATGGCTGCAATGCCATGCTTTGGTGGTGAGTTCAGAGTTAATAAGGCTGGCATCCATACTGTGATCTGTTTGATATAATTGTCAACAACTACTTCCAGATCACGCTTTTGATAAAATTTCTAGGTTCTGTTCAGCTCCTCAAGCGTTTGATAATACTTGGAGTTTAAACAACATTTTGCATCAGTTTAGTTTATGGAAAGACACTATGGAGTAAAATTATCCATATAATACACCCATCTATTTTCCATTATTTGATACAGATTAAGTTTTAAATTCTGATGAATAAGTCttcgttttcttcttttttcaggCCACCTTGGGTCAATTAGTAGCCTTGGAACTTGTTATTTACTTAAATTCTATCTATAGAGAACCCCATTCTTCTTAAGGATGTTTCATTGCTTGAAGATACACATAATGATCGCTCTTTTCTATTTTTACCTAAAGTCATTCTGATTTTAAAATCATCTGTTCTGTATACAAATAGGGTCACTTTGCAACCATTTGTTGAATATGTATGgtacttttctctctctatcagACTATGTGAATAATGTTTCTAACTGTGAAGGATATATATCTAATTCTAATTGGAATGCACACTTCTAATTGAATTGTAGGGAATCCATTATAAGTTGACCTCGGTGTACATGCATTCTGCCTATATTATGGATCTTGATTAGGTGGTGGCCTAGCAGAGTCTGTTTTTTGTAATAACCATCAAGATATCAAAAGTAGGGCATGCCTTATAGTATTTTAAAGGTACCATAAGGTGGCAACAGCCAAATAATACAGTACACATAGATAGTTGTGATCTCATAACTGCCAAATGTTTGATTCACCCTCCTCCTCTAGAACCCTCTTTTTTCCATCGTTGAACTACTATGTCTTCATCAACGTGGACATGGCGTAGGTGCTATCTGACCAAGCTGGTTAATTGTTTGGTGGTTATCCCAAGGGACCTGGTTTCAAATCCCACCTTCACCAGCTTTTGGGGGGTGAGGGATGCTTTGGGAAGGGCAACACTCCATTGTGTAGCCCATTGCCTACATGCCTCTTCtaccaaaaaaagaataagTAAATAAAGTGGACATTGTGGAAAACGATGATTTTGATATACATGCATGAATTGCATTTTTCAATATATATGATGCATAATGTTTAACTAATGGCTAGATAACAGGATAAAATAGTTAAATTTTGATTAAATGTTAGCAAAGTCAGCATCTGTGATAATTTTCATCAAGTTGGAAAACCTATAATATATGGGAAGTATTACAGTATTCTATTCTACTAAATGTTTCATAGTACAGTAACTAGAGGGAGCTGAAATTTTATACCATTAACTGGACTTACACCTCGCCTCCATTGCTGCAGCACTCTGCAGTCTTCACTTGAATTAGCCTTTATAGAAATAGATTATACCCTATAGGTGCCCAGTATCACATTTTCTTATGTATTCTTTAATTGTGTAGTGTGTGCAATGACTACTGGTCCTTACAACAGAGACATCAGGCCTGAGGCAGGACATCTAGAAACATTCAGTCACTAAAGAATTAGAAACTTA
This is a stretch of genomic DNA from Phoenix dactylifera cultivar Barhee BC4 chromosome 9, palm_55x_up_171113_PBpolish2nd_filt_p, whole genome shotgun sequence. It encodes these proteins:
- the LOC103703774 gene encoding uncharacterized protein LOC103703774, producing the protein MSGGTPVAGGYVRQRHNQGKLLDWRDLEDDASSRPPTYSIPALRRARTRKEVVETVIWLIAVCIIYYGDRRSNLISLLCWDGRIKRTALYLSLVGVALDLGLNLYSTFFLCGPQKLYEKNEALLSIAPCIIMLGFLLFCLLSFALWPIWCFLSIPLLFTLFMAVMVISPYLLIGPLRLSEFAARAD